From the Solanum stenotomum isolate F172 chromosome 4, ASM1918654v1, whole genome shotgun sequence genome, one window contains:
- the LOC125861580 gene encoding uncharacterized protein LOC125861580 — translation MYLCRGTILYKYFTLTLVILFLQTCNARKRKHYCPPSACGHIREISYPFRLNTDPKDCRIPVYELGCDGNQTVIWLSSKKLHVQGIDYDNETIHMVDPTLQIQDDLCSFRPQLTFNQYYRNFYTYYHYHNGLQRPMQEPIFMFNCPFAVNNSSTFVEISGCKLSRYTYLRIGEMSASEVSDGCRAEFIGLTSWPNIKYSLSDFHQAILYGFELHYYLRNSSLRISKDNLQLYICSAP, via the coding sequence ATGTATTTGTGTAGGGGAACCATTCTGTATAAATATTTTACGTTAACCCTTGTAATCCTCTTTCTGCAAACATGCAATGCTAGGAAGAGGAAACACTACTGCCCCCCTTCTGCTTGTGGCCATATCCGTGAGATAAGCTACCCTTTTCGCTTAAACACTGATCCAAAAGATTGCCGTATTCCAGTATATGAATTAGGTTGTGACGGTAACCAAACAGTAATATGGTTATCCTCCAAGAAGTTGCACGTTCAAGGCATCGACTATGATAATGAGACAATTCACATGGTAGATCCAACTTTACAAATACAAGATGATCTATGCTCTTTCAGACCTCAGCTTACCTTCAACCAATACTATAGAAACTTTTACACATATTATCATTATCATAACGGATTACAGCGTCCAATGCAAGAGCCTATCTTCATGTTCAACTGTCCATTTGCTGTTAATAATTCTTCGACATTTGTGGAAATTAGTGGCTGCAAATTAAGCAGATACACTTATTTAAGGATTGGAGAAATGAGTGCCTCTGAGGTGAGTGATGGATGCAGAGCAGAATTTATAGGCTTGACCTCATGGCCTAATATTAAATATTCCCTTTCTGATTTTCATCAAGCAATCCTCTACGGATTTGAGCTTCATTATTATCTGCGGAATTCTTCACTAAGGATAAGTAAGGACAATCTTCAATTATACATTTGCTCTGCTCCTTAG
- the LOC125862630 gene encoding replication protein A 70 kDa DNA-binding subunit B-like, giving the protein MTPTPKAEIDIIGVVLRCGPSKYAGRTQNRCREVTIADDQRNQFLLTLWDDFGEIEGTELKAQMENGKEFPIILGKNIGVSGYQGLSLQTRFNSTIRINPTYPQALQLISWAKTNKNVLSGNVSANFAGSSTTVIVNPVHRQVISIAEIKSAASVGVFCIEAEMSISDDLQKFCVLECSGCKQKKCTKDRKQFDCAKCQRKTTLVPRCTFQIDLIDGSGSTTAFISGDPAEKLLSMKAEDIFYTTCVKNQLLCVDQTQQMLSNKLFYIQLRKSSWTSSPVTQSSLTILSYTEKEHVSLPSSSKRSIKKAKPLDANEVEMKATFVESESSSNAISIEPPTPIKKL; this is encoded by the exons ATGACTCCAACTCCTAAAGCAGAAATTG ATATTATAGGAGTTGTTCTCCGTTGTGGCCCTTCAAAATATGCTGGCCGCACTCAAAATAGGTGTCGCGAGGTTACTATTGCTGATGATCA ACGAAACCAATTTCTGCTCACTTTATGGGACGACTTCGGAGAAATTGAAGGAACTGAATTGAAAGCTCAAATGGAAAATGGTAAAGAGTTCCCTATAATCCTTGGAAAGAACATTGGAGTCTCTGGTTATCAAG GTTTATCCTTGCAAACTAGATTCAACTCCACAATACGCATAAATCCTACTTATCCGCAGGCATTGCAGCTGATCAGTTG ggcaaaaacaaacaaaaatgtacTTTCAGGCAATGTGTCGGCCAACTTCGCCGGGTCATCCACTACTGTTATCGTGAATCCTGTGCACCGACAAGTCATTTCTATTGCAGAAATTAAATCAGCAGCTTCA GTTGGAGTTTTCTGCATTGAGGCCGAAATGTCAATATCAGATGACCTTCAAAAGTTTTGCGTGCTAGAATGTTCGGGCTGCAAACAGAAAAAGTGCACAAAAGACAGAAAGCAGTTTGATTGCGCAAAATGTCAAAGAAAGACAACATTAGTGCCTCG GTGTACCTTCCAAATTGATCTGATTGATGGCAGCGGTTCAACAACTGCTTTCATTTCTGGTGATCCTGCTGAAAAACTTCTTTCCATGAAGGCAGAGGACATATTTTACACAACCTGCGTCAAG AACCAACTTCTCTGTGTTGATCAGACCCAACAAATGTTGTCGAACAAACTATTTTACATTCAACTGAGGAAGTCATCTTGGACAAGCTCACCTGTTACTCAGTCAAGTCTAACAATTCTGTCCTACACGGAAAAAGAGCATGTATCTCTACCAAGCAGTAGCAAGAGGAGCATTAAAAAGGCGAAACCGTTAGACGCAAATGAAGTAGAGATGAAAGCAACATTTGTCGAATCTGAATCTTCCAGCAATGCTATCTCAATTGAACCACCCACGCCAATCAAGAAGCTGTGA